One Pseudomonadales bacterium genomic region harbors:
- the hisH gene encoding imidazole glycerol phosphate synthase subunit HisH, with protein MATGRIGIIDYGMGNLHSAAKALEHVADGAEVVVSSDPEVIRSADRILLPGVGAIRDCMGEIRRLGFDQLVRDAVKEKPVLAICVGIQALMEHSEENDGVDCLGLFPGEVRFFGNSLIDESGEKLKVPHMGWNRVKQVVAHPLWQNIPDQARFYFVHSYYVEAQRAEQVAGECSYGVSFAAALYSKNLFAVQFHPEKSQKAGLQLLKNFVNWDGES; from the coding sequence ATGGCAACTGGCCGTATTGGTATTATTGATTATGGTATGGGCAATCTGCACTCAGCAGCGAAGGCGCTGGAGCATGTTGCCGACGGTGCAGAGGTAGTCGTCAGTTCCGACCCGGAAGTCATTCGCTCGGCGGATCGTATACTGCTGCCCGGCGTAGGCGCTATTCGTGACTGTATGGGCGAAATCCGTCGTTTGGGTTTTGATCAGCTGGTGCGTGACGCCGTCAAGGAAAAGCCTGTGCTGGCAATCTGTGTTGGTATTCAGGCGTTGATGGAACATAGTGAGGAAAATGACGGTGTTGATTGCCTGGGGTTGTTCCCTGGTGAAGTACGTTTTTTCGGCAATTCACTGATCGATGAAAGCGGCGAAAAGCTGAAGGTGCCGCATATGGGCTGGAACCGCGTTAAGCAGGTGGTTGCGCATCCTCTATGGCAGAATATTCCCGATCAAGCCCGCTTTTATTTTGTGCACAGCTACTATGTCGAAGCGCAGCGTGCTGAGCAGGTCGCCGGTGAATGCAGCTACGGCGTTTCCTTTGCCGCAGCGCTTTACAGCAAAAACTTGTTTGCCGTGCAATTTCACCCGGAAAAAAGTCAGAAAGCGGGTCTGCAGTTGCTAAAGAATTTTGTGAATTGGGATGGAGAGAGTTAA
- the hisB gene encoding imidazoleglycerol-phosphate dehydratase HisB translates to MAERKASVERNTLETQIKVSVNLDGTGVGSFNTGLPFLDHMLDQVARHGMIDINIEAQGDLEIDAHHTVEDIGITLGQAMLKAVGDKKGIRRYGHAYVPLDEALSRVVIDFSGRPGVEYDVPFVRAAVGGFDVDLFYEFFQGFVNHALVTLHIDNLRGRNAHHQAETLFKAFGRALRMALELDPRMAGIMPSTKGSL, encoded by the coding sequence ATGGCTGAACGCAAAGCCAGCGTGGAACGTAATACCCTGGAAACACAAATCAAGGTTTCGGTGAATCTGGACGGTACCGGTGTGGGCAGCTTTAACACCGGTTTGCCCTTTCTCGATCACATGCTTGATCAGGTTGCGCGTCACGGAATGATAGATATTAATATCGAAGCGCAGGGCGATTTAGAAATCGATGCGCACCACACGGTGGAAGATATAGGGATTACGCTGGGACAGGCTATGCTCAAAGCCGTCGGCGACAAAAAGGGTATTCGTCGCTACGGTCATGCCTATGTGCCGTTGGACGAGGCTTTGTCTCGTGTGGTGATAGATTTTTCCGGGCGTCCCGGTGTTGAGTACGATGTGCCCTTTGTGCGTGCTGCGGTGGGCGGATTCGATGTGGATTTGTTCTATGAGTTTTTTCAGGGTTTCGTCAATCATGCTTTGGTCACTCTGCACATTGATAACCTGCGTGGACGCAATGCGCACCACCAGGCGGAAACGCTGTTTAAGGCGTTTGGCCGCGCCTTGCGCATGGCGCTGGAATTAGATCCTCGCATGGCGGGTATTATGCCCTCCACCAAGGGCTCGTTGTAA
- a CDS encoding UbiH/UbiF/VisC/COQ6 family ubiquinone biosynthesis hydroxylase, translated as MRGNSSVVSGRKRRKTPTQAFDLIIVGGGMVGAALACALGGSSLRIGLVDANQPPVLALPEHNDFDPRVSALTMASRNFLENIGAWSFISTSRHSPFERMQVWDADGTGEIVFCAAELGQIELGYIVENSVTLAGIYQRIAQLQNIEIIAPRLIANITELRDGNRSVTLQDGTVLGASLIVGADGAQSKVRELAAIEVEEKDYRQRAMVTTVKTELPHQATAWQRFLPSGPLAFLPLRTSEHDDHYCSIVWSLDEAQAEPLLALDDAAFAAELAQAFEHRLGAIQSVAPRHVFPLRQRHAKTYIKAGLALIGDAAHSIHPLAGQGVNLGLLDAAVLAEEIVRALQRGLPLTEPSLLSRYQRRRVANNMLMMQAMTGFKQLFGNRNPALRWLRNSGMSLVNKLGPVKNHLAAQAMGLSGDLPALARYQPNCTTKSRQ; from the coding sequence ATGCGGGGAAATAGCTCTGTGGTCTCTGGGCGAAAACGCAGGAAAACCCCAACGCAGGCTTTTGACCTAATTATTGTCGGGGGCGGTATGGTGGGTGCGGCCTTAGCCTGTGCTTTGGGCGGCTCTTCTTTACGTATCGGGTTGGTCGACGCCAATCAGCCACCAGTGCTTGCGCTGCCCGAGCACAATGATTTCGACCCTCGCGTTAGCGCACTCACGATGGCGTCACGAAATTTTCTAGAAAATATTGGGGCTTGGTCATTTATTAGTACGTCTCGGCATAGCCCTTTTGAGCGCATGCAAGTATGGGACGCGGATGGTACGGGTGAGATAGTGTTTTGTGCGGCAGAGCTGGGGCAAATTGAGCTCGGGTATATCGTTGAAAACTCGGTGACTTTGGCGGGTATTTATCAGCGCATAGCGCAGTTGCAGAATATTGAAATAATAGCGCCAAGGTTAATAGCGAATATAACAGAATTGCGGGACGGTAACCGCTCTGTAACTCTCCAGGATGGCACGGTGCTAGGTGCCAGTCTAATTGTCGGTGCGGATGGTGCGCAGTCCAAGGTTAGAGAACTCGCGGCGATAGAGGTGGAGGAGAAGGATTATCGCCAGCGCGCAATGGTAACTACCGTTAAAACAGAGTTGCCGCATCAGGCGACAGCGTGGCAACGTTTTTTACCCAGCGGGCCACTGGCATTTTTGCCGCTACGTACTTCTGAGCATGACGATCATTACTGTTCCATCGTTTGGTCCTTGGACGAGGCGCAGGCGGAACCTCTGCTGGCGTTGGACGATGCTGCCTTTGCTGCTGAGTTAGCGCAGGCCTTTGAGCATAGATTGGGCGCGATTCAATCAGTGGCACCGCGCCATGTGTTCCCTTTGCGCCAGCGTCACGCCAAAACCTACATTAAGGCCGGGCTGGCATTGATTGGTGACGCCGCCCACAGCATACATCCGTTGGCGGGTCAGGGTGTGAATCTTGGCTTGCTCGATGCGGCGGTGTTAGCGGAAGAAATTGTACGAGCGTTACAGCGAGGATTGCCATTGACCGAGCCCAGCTTGCTCTCCCGCTATCAGCGTCGCAGAGTCGCGAACAATATGCTGATGATGCAGGCGATGACTGGGTTTAAGCAACTTTTTGGCAATCGCAATCCAGCGCTACGATGGTTACGCAATAGCGGGATGAGCTTGGTGAATAAATTGGGGCCAGTGAAAAACCACCTGGCGGCTCAGGCGATGGGGTTGAGCGGTGACCTGCCTGCGCTAGCCCGATATCAACCAAACTGTACAACAAAATCCAGGCAATAA
- the ubiH gene encoding 2-octaprenyl-6-methoxyphenyl hydroxylase, protein MVGASLLCALSPLVNRYGLRVAIIEAFPLYAQASAGNSGGQAKRSYQPSYDARSTALSWGSRNIFKRMGLWEKLVEQATPIERIHVSDRGHFGSVRMNAQDYSVDALGYVVENGWLGQVLLETVEQMKQVKLICPAQVARVESIPTGTRISFEQEGSSQSIEAGLLVIADGGRSELCQQLKVESEQHDYLQHAIIANVTVQKAHQNVAYERFTSAGPLALLPLHEPGKRASEQNRSALVLSVGADEVDVLMAMDNKAFIEQLQEKFGYRLGRFEQVGERHSYPLTLRRATDQIRNGIVIMGNAAHTLHPVAGQGFNLALRGVAALAETIREACTQNEWLGSIDVLQRYLARCDSDQQQTIAFSDQMIKLFSNDDFLLSHLRDLGLVALDCAPLAKKLFAHKAMGFSHQVPPTFHAGK, encoded by the coding sequence ATGGTAGGCGCCAGTCTGCTCTGTGCGCTATCACCGTTGGTGAACCGGTATGGTTTACGGGTTGCGATCATCGAAGCATTTCCGCTGTATGCGCAAGCTTCAGCAGGAAACTCAGGTGGTCAAGCTAAGCGCTCATATCAGCCGAGCTATGACGCGCGCTCAACCGCTCTTTCCTGGGGTAGCCGCAATATTTTTAAACGCATGGGCCTGTGGGAAAAGCTAGTTGAGCAGGCGACGCCGATTGAGCGCATCCATGTTTCGGATCGAGGGCATTTTGGTAGTGTGCGCATGAATGCGCAGGACTACTCTGTAGATGCCTTGGGCTATGTGGTTGAAAATGGTTGGCTAGGGCAGGTGTTGTTGGAAACCGTCGAGCAGATGAAGCAGGTAAAGCTTATTTGTCCGGCACAGGTGGCCAGAGTGGAAAGCATACCCACTGGTACTCGCATAAGCTTTGAACAAGAGGGCTCGAGTCAGAGCATAGAGGCAGGGTTGCTGGTCATTGCTGACGGTGGCCGATCCGAGCTTTGCCAACAATTAAAGGTTGAGTCAGAGCAGCACGATTATCTACAGCACGCCATTATCGCTAATGTTACCGTTCAAAAAGCACATCAAAATGTTGCCTATGAGCGCTTTACTAGCGCCGGTCCCTTGGCGTTATTGCCGCTGCATGAGCCTGGTAAAAGAGCATCGGAGCAAAATCGAAGTGCGCTGGTGTTAAGTGTTGGTGCGGATGAAGTGGACGTCTTAATGGCTATGGATAATAAGGCGTTTATCGAACAGCTCCAGGAAAAATTTGGCTACCGCCTCGGGCGATTTGAGCAGGTAGGAGAGCGCCACAGCTACCCCTTGACGTTGCGCCGAGCGACAGACCAGATACGGAATGGCATCGTGATTATGGGGAATGCGGCTCATACGCTGCATCCCGTAGCTGGGCAGGGTTTTAATTTGGCGCTACGTGGTGTTGCCGCTTTGGCGGAAACGATCCGGGAAGCCTGTACTCAAAATGAGTGGTTGGGGTCGATCGATGTGTTGCAGCGATATTTGGCGCGTTGCGACAGCGACCAACAACAGACCATTGCTTTTTCCGATCAAATGATAAAGCTGTTTTCTAACGATGATTTTTTACTCAGTCATCTGCGCGATTTAGGTTTGGTCGCACTTGATTGTGCGCCGCTTGCTAAGAAACTATTTGCCCATAAGGCAATGGGCTTTAGTCATCAAGTGCCACCCACGTTCCATGCGGGGAAATAG
- the pepP gene encoding Xaa-Pro aminopeptidase encodes MQISAREFQQRRQHLMALMGENSVAILPAAPVRIRNRDVEHPYRQDSDFYYLSGFTEPHAVMVLKPGRKHGEFIMFCRERDPERELWDGYIAGPERVCELFGADDAFPISDINDILPGLMEGCDKVYYSMGSNQDFDNKVMSWIKVIRSKVRSGAQPPNEFMVLDHFLHDLRLYKSKSEMQLMKRAGKISAQAHMKGMQACRAGMYEYQLEGEYLQHFIQNGCRSSAYPSIVGGSANACTLHYIDNKDVLQDGDLVLVDAGCEYQYYASDITRTYPVNGKFSKEQKALYQIVLDAQAAAIKQVKPGKHWDQAHQAAVKIITKGLLDLGILKGRLSDLIKKEAYKPYYMHKTGHWLGLDVHDVGEYKVGGEWRLLEPGMVLTVEPGIYIAPNAKGVAKKWRGIGIRIEDDVVVTKDGCEVLTDLVPKEIDAIEQLMANRG; translated from the coding sequence ATGCAGATATCCGCTAGAGAATTCCAGCAGCGTCGTCAACATTTGATGGCCTTAATGGGTGAGAACAGCGTGGCGATATTGCCTGCTGCGCCGGTGAGAATACGTAACCGTGACGTCGAGCACCCTTATCGGCAAGACAGTGATTTTTACTACTTGAGCGGGTTCACTGAGCCGCATGCGGTAATGGTGTTAAAGCCGGGACGTAAGCATGGAGAGTTTATTATGTTCTGCCGCGAACGAGACCCGGAACGTGAATTATGGGATGGCTATATTGCCGGTCCCGAGCGGGTATGCGAGCTATTTGGCGCGGACGATGCTTTTCCCATCAGCGATATCAATGACATTTTACCTGGCCTGATGGAGGGCTGCGACAAAGTTTACTACTCGATGGGTTCCAATCAAGACTTCGATAATAAGGTCATGAGTTGGATCAAAGTTATTCGCTCCAAGGTGCGTAGCGGCGCGCAACCACCCAATGAGTTTATGGTTCTGGATCACTTTCTGCATGATTTACGGTTGTACAAAAGCAAAAGTGAAATGCAACTGATGAAGCGGGCTGGGAAAATTTCTGCCCAAGCACATATGAAGGGCATGCAGGCTTGTCGTGCGGGGATGTATGAGTACCAGTTGGAGGGCGAGTATTTGCAGCACTTTATTCAAAATGGCTGTCGCTCGTCGGCCTACCCCAGCATCGTTGGCGGTAGCGCTAATGCCTGCACCTTGCATTACATTGATAATAAAGATGTGCTGCAGGACGGTGATTTGGTCTTAGTCGATGCCGGTTGTGAATATCAATATTATGCCTCGGATATCACACGCACTTATCCGGTAAATGGTAAATTTAGTAAAGAACAAAAAGCGCTTTATCAAATTGTGCTGGATGCTCAGGCGGCTGCGATCAAACAGGTGAAGCCGGGCAAGCATTGGGATCAAGCGCATCAAGCGGCGGTTAAGATCATTACCAAAGGCTTGCTGGATCTGGGGATACTTAAGGGGCGTCTCAGCGATTTAATCAAGAAAGAGGCTTATAAACCCTACTACATGCATAAAACCGGTCATTGGCTGGGTCTCGATGTGCACGATGTTGGTGAGTATAAAGTTGGTGGTGAATGGCGCCTACTAGAGCCGGGCATGGTGTTGACAGTGGAGCCGGGAATTTATATTGCACCAAACGCCAAAGGCGTGGCGAAAAAATGGCGTGGCATTGGGATACGCATTGAGGATGATGTAGTAGTGACCAAGGATGGTTGCGAAGTACTGACCGATCTGGTGCCAAAAGAGATCGACGCGATCGAACAGTTAATGGCTAATCGAGGCTGA
- a CDS encoding UPF0149 family protein, which yields MTDLDRTEGAEVLFRQLANLFVEMDVFASPSECHGLLCGLLVQGKVLSEAAWLRSVASYLEQVKIDNNNAKELLGELYKNTASQLQTPGFELALVLPDEDVELSRRVESLGLWCQGFLAGFGNRQLASLSEEARESLEDFAEIVQIARDDLDETEEDEQDLMQVSEYVRMAAILIYSELMTDKDKPLKTTMNQPPPYLH from the coding sequence ATGACGGATTTAGATAGAACAGAGGGTGCTGAAGTGCTATTTCGCCAGCTGGCAAATTTGTTTGTGGAAATGGACGTGTTTGCGTCACCTTCTGAGTGTCATGGTTTGCTCTGTGGATTGTTGGTGCAAGGTAAAGTGCTAAGCGAGGCGGCATGGCTGCGAAGTGTTGCCAGCTACCTGGAGCAGGTAAAAATAGATAATAACAATGCTAAAGAATTGCTGGGCGAACTGTATAAAAATACGGCTTCGCAGTTGCAAACGCCTGGGTTTGAGCTGGCATTAGTGCTACCCGATGAAGATGTTGAGTTAAGCAGGCGGGTGGAAAGCCTAGGTCTGTGGTGTCAAGGGTTTTTAGCCGGTTTTGGTAACCGTCAATTAGCAAGTCTGTCTGAAGAGGCGCGTGAATCGTTAGAGGATTTTGCTGAAATAGTACAGATCGCGCGGGATGACTTGGACGAAACCGAGGAGGATGAGCAGGATTTAATGCAGGTCTCAGAATATGTGAGAATGGCCGCCATTCTTATTTATAGTGAATTGATGACGGATAAGGATAAGCCGCTCAAGACGACGATGAATCAGCCACCGCCCTACCTTCACTAA
- a CDS encoding cell division protein ZapA has product MATSANTTKVHILDKEYLIACPPEEQQALQQSAQHLDNQMRAIRSSGKVHGLERIAVMAALNITHEFIKKDQAHSSSQGTALRLATKIDDFLKDIS; this is encoded by the coding sequence TTGGCTACGAGCGCCAATACCACCAAGGTACATATTCTTGACAAAGAGTACCTGATCGCCTGTCCGCCTGAAGAACAACAGGCTTTGCAACAGTCGGCCCAGCACTTGGACAACCAAATGCGCGCCATTCGCAGCTCAGGCAAAGTGCATGGTTTAGAGCGGATTGCCGTCATGGCAGCTTTAAATATCACCCACGAATTTATTAAAAAAGACCAGGCCCATAGCAGCAGCCAAGGCACCGCGCTACGTCTCGCCACCAAAATAGACGATTTCTTAAAAGATATCTCCTAG
- a CDS encoding 5-formyltetrahydrofolate cyclo-ligase gives MLDKTHLRQSMRRTRQALNASQQQEASMALTHVLADFSLFKNSQHIAFYLANGGEINPHPLVEAAWRMGISCYLPVLAHNGDNQLIFARYTQQSILENNRYGIPEPKYSSDTIYPAQALDLVFVPLVAVDTEGNRLGMGKGYYDRTFAFLKRQPRPQKPTLIGLAHSFQIINEIKPSEWDVPLQGTASEHELTLFS, from the coding sequence ATGCTCGATAAAACACATTTGCGACAAAGCATGCGGCGTACACGCCAAGCTTTGAATGCTTCACAGCAACAGGAAGCATCGATGGCTTTAACTCATGTTTTAGCGGATTTTTCGCTATTCAAAAATAGCCAACATATTGCGTTTTATTTGGCCAATGGGGGTGAAATCAACCCTCACCCGCTCGTCGAAGCGGCTTGGCGGATGGGGATATCCTGCTACCTGCCCGTGTTGGCCCATAATGGTGACAACCAGTTAATTTTTGCGCGCTATACTCAGCAGTCAATCCTGGAAAATAACCGTTACGGTATCCCCGAACCGAAGTACTCGTCCGATACTATTTACCCGGCGCAAGCCCTGGATTTGGTATTCGTACCCTTAGTGGCGGTGGATACAGAGGGAAATCGGTTGGGCATGGGAAAAGGCTACTATGATCGAACCTTTGCCTTTCTGAAGCGGCAGCCACGGCCACAAAAGCCAACGCTGATCGGGTTGGCGCATAGCTTTCAAATAATTAATGAGATCAAACCGAGTGAGTGGGATGTGCCGCTTCAGGGTACTGCTTCAGAGCATGAGCTAACGCTATTTAGCTAA